The genome window GGATGGGCCGCACCGTTTGCGCAGTTCTATCGACTTTACTAAGGAGATGACGAGCTTCAATGGTATGATTCATGGCGGGCTGATTGCCCTGCTGATCGACGAGGCGATGACCTGTGCCTTGATGGCCGAGGGGCATTACTGCGCGACGGGCGATCTTAAATTGCGCTACCATCAACCGACGCGACCGGAGCCCACGGCTTATATTACCGTCACGGTGGATTCCAAATTTGG of Lentimonas sp. CC4 contains these proteins:
- a CDS encoding PaaI family thioesterase; translated protein: MKGASVMKLSRLRRSGHHHCLACTHPDLKLNFTLDGPHRLRSSIDFTKEMTSFNGMIHGGLIALLIDEAMTCALMAEGHYCATGDLKLRYHQPTRPEPTAYITVTVDSKFGKLYRLSAELKQKGVLCASAQARFMKQAIAS